Part of the Alteribacter lacisalsi genome, TGCTGAAAACAGAGCAGTTCAGCCGCACCGAGCAGGCGGAAATCCGGATGACGCGAAGCAGACTCGAATGTATGGGCGGACGGGAAGGTAACCCGATGGGGTGTGAAATCAGAGAATTTGGCAGCACAACCGCATTTGCAGTTAAAAACATTCCGGGCCCATCCTACAACACGGTAAAAGGATTTTACATCGAGGATCTGATGCATCTGGACGATATTCTCGCCTTTTACCGGGAAAAAGAGATTGAGCCCCGTTTTGAGCTTACGCCGGTTCATACAGACCGTGAATTGTTTCTTGCACTCGCGAAGAAGGGATACGGTCAGACCGGGTTTCATACGAGCCTTGAAGGCAGCGTCAGCAAACAGCAGAATACGCCTGTTAATATTGATATCCGCGCTTTTGGGAAGGATGAATTTTACCTGTATGCAGACTTATATGCCGAGGCGTTCGAAATGCCTCCATTTACGGTGAGAGGTATTGAGGAAAACAACCGGGTCCTTTATACCGAGCCGGGCTGGCACTTTTATCTGGCCGTCTGCAAAGGAAAACCAACCGGAATTGCCGCCCTCTACATAACCGGTGAGACAGCAGTACTTGCAGCATCCGGAACCCGGCCGGCGTTTCGCAGACTTGGATGTCACACAGCTCTAATTGAGGCGCGGCGGAAAACAGCAGCCGAAGCAGGCTGCACCATGCTGGCAGGGCAGGCGACTTTCGGAGAAGGGAGCTTCAGAAACATGCACCGTGCAGGAATGCAGACCGTTTACACAAAAGCGGTTTGGGAGCACCTTTAATCAGATGATTTGAAAAAACAGCAGAGCGGGTATATGATAAACAAGGACAATGCGCTTACTTTTTGAAAGTGGAATGTGGCACACTTCAGGAGGACCTTTATGAAAAAACTGATTCAGGGCATTCATCATATTACGGCGATAGTTGGCCATCCACAGGAAAATATCGATTTTTATGCGGATGTTCTCGGGCTCCGGCTCGTAAAAAAGACCGTTAACTTTGACGACCCGGGTACATACCATCTGTACTTTGGCACCAGGGAAGGGGCGCCGGGCACGATTATGACCACTTTTCCATGGAACGATGCGGCACCGGGAAAAACCGGAACCGGTATGGTTGGTGTCACGCCATTTGCAGTTCCGGAAGGGGCACTGACGTTTTGGAAAAAGCGTCTGGAGAGCAAAAACGTGCAGGTGCACGAAACCGAACGTTTTGGGGAAAAATCCCTGGCTTTTGCTGATCCCCACGGCCTGAAGCTGGAGATTACCGAACGTTCCGGCGGGGAAGCGAGCGACTGGGCCTACGATACGATCACATCCAGCGAAGCGGTTAAAGGCTTTGCCGGTGCCGTACTGTACACAGCCGATCCCGATGCGACAGGCGAGGTTCTGACCAGCGTGATGGGCCTTGAAAAAATCGGCGAAGACGGCTCTTTCGTCCGCTTCAAAGCCGAGGCGCCGCTCGGCAATGTGATTGATCTGGATACATCCATTACAGAAGCAGGCGGCTACGGCGTGGGAACGGTTCATCATATTGCCTGGCGGGCAGCAGATGATGACGATCAGCTCGAATGGCACCGACACGTGGAAAAGGCCGGCTTCCGGCCGACCGAAGTGATGGACCGGCAGTACTTCAAGGCCATTTACTTCCGTGAAAAAGGCGGTGTTCTGTTTGAGATTGCCACCGATCCGCCGGGCTTTTTATGGGATGAGGACGAAAGCGAACTTGGAACCCATCTGAAGCTCCCACCATGGCTTGAACCGGCACGTGAAAAAATTGAGAACATTGTTCTTCCGATTACGATTCCAGAGAAATAGAATGAGGTGAATACGATGAAAGCTATTTTTGAAAAAAGAGACGAAACAAATCCATACACTTTGCTGCTTTTACACGGAACAGGCGGCAATGAACGGGATCTGCTTCCGATTGCCGATATGATTGATAAAGGAGCGTCTGTGCTCAGCGTACGGGGAAACGTTCTCGAAAACGGCATGCCGCGCTTTTTTAAGCGTCTTCGTGAAGGGGTTTTTGATGAAGAGGACCTGATCTTCCGGACAGATGAATTGAAAAACTATCTCCATGAGGCAGCAGAGGAGCACGGATTTGACCGTGATAAAGTGATTGCCGTCGGCTATTCCAACGGAGCGAACATTGCGGGCAGTCTGCTGTATCATTATAACAATGTGCTTAACGGAGCTGTCCTGCTTCATCCGATGGTTCCCCGCCGGGGCATCGAACTGCCAGACATGAGCGGCA contains:
- a CDS encoding ring-cleaving dioxygenase is translated as MKKLIQGIHHITAIVGHPQENIDFYADVLGLRLVKKTVNFDDPGTYHLYFGTREGAPGTIMTTFPWNDAAPGKTGTGMVGVTPFAVPEGALTFWKKRLESKNVQVHETERFGEKSLAFADPHGLKLEITERSGGEASDWAYDTITSSEAVKGFAGAVLYTADPDATGEVLTSVMGLEKIGEDGSFVRFKAEAPLGNVIDLDTSITEAGGYGVGTVHHIAWRAADDDDQLEWHRHVEKAGFRPTEVMDRQYFKAIYFREKGGVLFEIATDPPGFLWDEDESELGTHLKLPPWLEPAREKIENIVLPITIPEK
- a CDS encoding GNAT family N-acetyltransferase, which encodes MLKTEQFSRTEQAEIRMTRSRLECMGGREGNPMGCEIREFGSTTAFAVKNIPGPSYNTVKGFYIEDLMHLDDILAFYREKEIEPRFELTPVHTDRELFLALAKKGYGQTGFHTSLEGSVSKQQNTPVNIDIRAFGKDEFYLYADLYAEAFEMPPFTVRGIEENNRVLYTEPGWHFYLAVCKGKPTGIAALYITGETAVLAASGTRPAFRRLGCHTALIEARRKTAAEAGCTMLAGQATFGEGSFRNMHRAGMQTVYTKAVWEHL
- a CDS encoding alpha/beta hydrolase — translated: MKAIFEKRDETNPYTLLLLHGTGGNERDLLPIADMIDKGASVLSVRGNVLENGMPRFFKRLREGVFDEEDLIFRTDELKNYLHEAAEEHGFDRDKVIAVGYSNGANIAGSLLYHYNNVLNGAVLLHPMVPRRGIELPDMSGTPVFIGAGKNDPICPPQETEELEASLMEAGAAVEVFWADQGHQLTREEIDNAASWYKKVTKGE